The proteins below come from a single Anguilla rostrata isolate EN2019 chromosome 3, ASM1855537v3, whole genome shotgun sequence genomic window:
- the bod1 gene encoding biorientation of chromosomes in cell division protein 1, which translates to MADGSGSTVNLTPGDPHLIGLIVEHLKNRGLFDEFRRDCLGDVDTKPAYQNLRQKVDNFVSSHLSTQEWNPSINKNQVRNGLRQSVVQSGMLESGVDRIITQVVDPKLNHIFRPHIENAIHDFLAAETREEGVPNPAPEAEQQEMPSATPKTP; encoded by the exons ATGGCGGACGGCAGCGGCAGCACGGTTAACCTGACGCCGGGGGATCCTCATTTAATAGGCCTAATTGTAGAGCATTTGAAGAACCGTGGCCTGTTTGATGAATTCCGAAGAGACTGTCTGGGAGACGTGGACACAAAG CCTGCCTATCAGAATTTACGACAGAAGGTGGACAACTTTGTGTCCTCGCACCTGAGCACCCAGGAGTGGAACCCGTCCATCAACAAAAACCAGGTTCGCAATGGCCTGAGACAGAGTGTGGTGCA GTCAGGCATGCTGGAGTCCGGTGTGGACAGAATCATCACTCAGGTGGTGGACCCCAAACTCAACCACATTTTCAGACCCCACATAGAGAACGCCATTCATGATTTTTTGGCCGCCGAGACCAGGGAGGAGGGAGTGCCAAACCCGGCGCCGGAGGCCGAGCAGCAGGAGATGCCCTCCGCCACGCCGAAAACGCCATGA